From a single Nicotiana tomentosiformis chromosome 2, ASM39032v3, whole genome shotgun sequence genomic region:
- the LOC104105017 gene encoding protein PHLOEM PROTEIN 2-LIKE A9-like: MDSNSHYEGNHESNEIKNGFEIYPSALNIIWGKDGRYWKLLQGKEPAELVQVSWLEVTGYCDKVEPNVTYDVKFQLKLTPDAFGWNDLPIYFMAKSGSGSLWKKLNLTKDGPTNSDGIYVVPNNLTVTVGQAGNDENKLYFGLYEVWSGKWKGGLVIQKVIITKSVEH, translated from the exons ATGGATTCAAACTCACACTATGAAGGAAATCATGAGTCCAACGAAATAAAAAATGGG TTCGAAATTTATCCGTCAGCCCTTAATATCATTTGGGGAAAGGATGGACGATATTGGAAATTACTTCAAGG gaaAGAACCAGCAGAACTTGTACAAGTAAGTTGGCTAGAGGTAACAGGATATTGTGACAAAGTAGAGCCAAACGTAACATATGATGTTAAGTTCCAGCTGAAATTGACACCAGATGCATTTGGCTGGAATGATTTACCCATCTACTTTATGGCCAAATCTGGAAGCGGAAGCTTATGGAAGAAACTGAATTTGACAAAAGATGGTCCTACCAATTCCGATGGAATATATGTCGTACCCAACAATCTTACCGTTACAGTAGGACAAGCTGGCAATGACGAGAACAAGCTTTATTTTGGGCTCTATGAAGTCTGGAGTGGAAAATGGAAAGGAGGATTAGTAATCCAAAAAGTAATAATTACGAAGAGTGTGGAGCATTAA